The following are encoded in a window of Cryptococcus neoformans var. neoformans B-3501A chromosome 13, whole genome shotgun sequence genomic DNA:
- a CDS encoding hypothetical protein (Similar to gi|40740554|gb|EAA59744.1| hypothetical protein AN8122.2 [Aspergillus nidulans FGSC A4], FASTA scores: opt: 1311, E(): 1e-74, (44.495% identity (75.459% similar) in 436 aa overlap (79-511:73-507))) encodes MLEPVEAEFAQPPIYTDAQEEVLRDEDVEESDVITIVASRESRPATRTNTRTDSAHSHSASTLAGEPSSHGSKEAVLKYATITASILCLVVALGSAMPTGDLPGAAETLHVSDEAIYLSITLFVAGFGIGPLIFAPLSEVIGRRPIYAVSMIFYFLFTLPSCLAKNIATMLAGRMIAGLASSAPFTNVGGTIADVWDTKDRGLPMAMFSSTLFMGPCLGPLFGGWIAEKTHTWRWIYWVLFIFVGAAMVLCIFTPETLAPLLLRKKANKLNKKYQTQLYVSEHDLNRLPFSETLKNAMVRPIILMFCEPIIILFTFYLSFVYALLYATFFAFPIAFEEIRGWSMGMTGVTFISIIIGIAIANCLMPVQERLYRQHSEKYGPAPEARLYPMMLGALLLPVALFILAFTSYPGIIWVGPCISGILFGFSMVIIYISGNSYVVDSYANVAASAISAKNMTRSLIGASVPLWITQLFHNLGFQYGGLLLALVSVVIMPIPFYFYYKGAAVRKRSKRTVQ; translated from the exons ATGCTGGAACCAGTAGAGGCTGAATTTGCCCAACCCCCTATCTACACCGACgctcaagaagaagtccttcgtgatgaagatgtggaggaaTCCGATGTGATCACAATTGTTGCAAGTCGTGAATCAAGGCCCGCCACTCGAACCAATACTCGTACGGACTCAgcccattcccattccGCTAGTACCCTGGCCGGAGAGCCATCATCACATGGCTCCAAAGAGGCTGTCCTTAA GTATGCCACCATTACTGCCTCTATTCTTTGTCTTGTCGTCGCCCTTGGCAGTGCCATGCCAACTGGTGACCTTCCTGGTGCTGCCGAAACTCTTCACGTCTCCGACGAAGCCATCTACCTTTCTATCACTCTTTTCGTCGCCGGTTTCGGCATTGGTCCTCTTATCTTCGCTCCTT TGAGTGAAGTTATCGGTCGACGACCTATCTATGCCGTCAGCATGATCTTCTACTTCCTTTTCactctcccttcttgtCTTGCCAAGAACATTGCTACCATGCTTGCTGGTCGTATGATTGCTGGTCTTGCTTCATCCGCACCATTTACCAATGTAGGCGGTACCATTGCCGACGTTTGGGACACAAAGGATCGTGGTCTCCCTATGGCCATGTTCAGTTCTACTCTCTT TATGGGGCCTTGTCTCGGTCCACTGTTTGGAGGCTGGATCGCCGAAAAAACCCACACTTGGCGTTGGATATACTGGgttctcttcatcttcgttgGCGCCGCTATGGTCCTCTGTATCTTCACTCCCGAGACTCTCgctcccctccttcttcgaAAGAAAGCCAAcaagctcaacaagaaATACCAGACTCAACTTTACGTCTCTGAACATGACCTTAACCGTCTCCCCTTCTCGGAGACCCTCAAGAACGCCATGGTTAGGCCCATTATCCTCATGTTTTGCGagcccatcatcattcttTTCACCTTTTACCTCTCCTTCGTCTACGCCCTTCTCTACGCcaccttctttgccttcccCATTGCTTTTGAGGAGATTCGAGGTTGGTCTATGGGTATGACCGGTGTCACTTTCATCTCTATTATT ATCGGTATTGCCATCGCCAACTGTTTGATGCCCGTCCAAGAGCGTCTCTACAGGCAGCACAGTGAAAAGTACGGCCCAGCTCCTGAAGCTCGTCTCTACCCTATGATGCTCGGCGCCCTACTTCTTCCAGTGGCTTTGTTCATCCTTGCCTTCACTTCTTATCCTGGTATCATTTGGGTGGGCCCTTGCATTTCTGGTATCCTCTTCGGTTTTTCCATGGTCATCATCTATATTTCTGGTAACTCT TACGTCGTTGACTCTTATGCGAATGTCGCCGCTTCGGCTATTTCAGCCAAGAACATGACTCGTTCCCTCATCGGTGCTTCTGTCCCTCTTTGGATCACCCAGCTCTTCCATAACCTTGGTTTCCAGTACGgtggtcttcttcttgctcttgttTCTGTGGTCATCATGCCCATTCCTTTCTACTTCTATTATAAGGGTGCCGCTGTAAGGAAGAGGTCCAAAAGGACTGTTCAATAA